In Pseudobdellovibrionaceae bacterium, the sequence CCACTTTGATCGGGGTTAAGAAATTTATCTCCTGCGGGACGAATAGCTTCATGCGCCTCTTGAGCTCCCTTTACTTTTTTAGAGTCATAACGGCGAGGGCTGTCGGCTAAATATTTTTTTCCAAAATTTTCTTCTATGCTGCTGCGACTAGCTTTAATAGCTTGGTCTGATAAAAAAGTAGAATCTGTACGCATATAAGTAATAAAACCACGCTCGTACAATTTTTGGGCAGCCATCATTACTTCTTTAATGCTAATTTTTAATTTTCCACTAGCTGCCTGTTGTAAAGTCGAAGTAATAAACGGGGCCGGAGCTTTTCTAGTAGTGGGTTTTTTTTCTAACGACTTAACCGTCCAATTTTTTTCAGAATATTGTTTTACAAAATCTTTCGCTGGCGTTTCTTTTAAATGTAGTTTTTTGGCATTTAACAGCTCTGCCTTTTGACCAAAATCTTTAGAAACAGCAACTTCTTTTTTATTTAAAGCCGACAGTGTTGCAGAAAAACTTTCTCCCCTTGCTTGAAAAGAACCTTCCGCCCCCCAGTAACTGACTGGCAAAAACCGTAGTCTTTCTTTTTCTTTATCTGATAAAATTTTTACAGCCACAGACTGTACCCTTCCTGCAGATAAACCAAAGGCAACCTTTTTCCATAACAGTGGCGAAATAGTGTAACCCATTAATCGGTCTAAAACTCTACGCGACTCTTGCGCCCTTACTAAATTATCGTCAATGTCTCGAAAATCTTTTAAAGCTTTGTTAATGGCAGATTTGGTAATTTCATGAAAGACCATTCTTTTAACAGGCACTTTTGGCTTTAGTAACTCTAATAAATGCCAACTAATACTTTCTCCTTCGCGGTCTTCATCGGTAGCCAGTATTAATTCGTCGGCCTCTTTTAAAAGCTTTTTTAGTTCTTTAATAATTTTACCTTTGCCTTTTGGAATACAATATAAAGGATCAAAACCTGCGTCCACATTAACGCCCAACTTAGACCAAGCTTGTTTTTTATAGGCCTCTGGAATGTCTTTAGCCGATTGCGGTAAATCTCTAACATGGCCCATGCAAGATTCTACAAAATAATCAGCACCTAAAAATTTTTTAATCGTTCTGGCTTTGGTGGGTGATTCGACAATAACTAGTTTTTTCATTTTTTCTCCTTAAGTAATCCAGACATAGATTGTAAACCTGCAAAAGGGTTATTAAACGCTGCCTTTGGTTTAGCAAAAGTTTTATTTTTTCTCAAGTCCTTATCTAGTTTAAAGGGTTTAAGGCCAGACTTTGTGCTACTCCATTGCGCTTTCTTCTTGTTGAACAATGCTTTTTGGGCAGATCCATCTTCGCTGGTTCTTTTCGGCAAAGGGGTTGTTTTTCTTTTAAAATCAGAATAAATGTGCTCTAAGCAAAAAATAATTTTTTTGCTAGTTACATTAACACTACCCACCTTTACGCGAAGCCACATTCCTGGATACACCACTTGCTTTTCTTTTTTTAAAACACTTAAAAGAATTAAACCCTGTTGGTTTAATCCAAAATCGGCAAATACGCCAAAAGAAGTTAGTCTCTTGGCCCAAACATCTAAAACCAAACCTTCCTGCAAGTTTTCTAATTTTTTTATGCTCATCTGAATTTTTTCTATATACGGCACAGGCTCATCAATGTTTTTAGACTCTTCTGTGTAAGTGTTTTTTAATTCTTGATATAAAAATTCATACGAATAATTACCCAACAACTCTTTCCACTTTTTAGAAATATCTTTAAGAGCGCTAGAGCCTGCCCCAAATAAAGACTTTAACGGGCAAGATAGTTCTCTGGCCATATCTTTTACTCGGGCATAGTGATTAGGGTGAATTCGCGTGCTGTCTAAGGGGTTTTTTGAAGATAATAAAATAAACGACCCCGCCACTTCTTCAAATAATTCTGAAGTAAAGTTAGGCACTTTTTTTAAATCACTAATTTCTTTAAATCCTGACTGGCTGGCTTTAAATCGAAGCACTTCTTCTGCAAGCTCTTCGGTAAACGGTTTTAAATAAGTTAGTGCCGAAGCCGAACAAACATTTAAGTTTAAACCGTAAGTATAAATCGCTCTATTAATTTCGTTAGTAATTTTGGCACGAACTTCTTCTTTAGGAAGTAAGTGTTGCGTGTCTGTTAAAGATAGAGTGTGTAAGTTTAAGCGCGCCAACTCGGTAAATGGAGATTGTAACTGCCTAGCTAAAAACACTGCCCTGGCTTGGTCAAAATGTAAATCTGCAAAATCTTTTTTAGCTAACTCTTCGGAATATAAATTAATAGCTAAATTTTGTGTCCAAATAAATTTAACTTCTGTTTTTGAAGGCAAAAATGTTTCGAGCTCTTCTTTTACTAAAAAAGATGAACTTTGTGTGGGCAAAGAAATATATTCTACATCAATATCTTTTAATATGTTTTGCAGCAAAGCTTTAGAGGCTTCTTTTTCTTCTGCCTTTAAAGACAAGTGCGTGCTAGAAATATATTCACCAGCAGCATTTACAATGGCAACATAACAGCCTTGCTCTAAGGGCCACACCCCTAAAACGGGCTTTTTAAAGGCAACAGGCCTTGCCATTAAAACTGAGTCTAAAGATTTTAAAAATTTATACGATTCTGATTTAATGGCTTTTTCTTCAAAGTCTCTGTGTTTTTCTTGTATATAACGAGGAAGCAATCTTTGCGCTAAGGCCAACTGTACTGTGTTGTACAAAAAACCTCTTACTTTAACATTATCTAGAGGAGATAAAGACGAATAAATTTTATCTTGCAAAGCTTGCTGATTAACATCGATATTAAATTTAATAAAACCCACATTCCATAACCTTCTAATCTCTAAATATTTAGGGTACATGCTTGGTTTAAAAAATAACGAGCCTGGTTTTTTATAACCAATCCAAGATTTATACTTTTCGGGAACATTTTTTTTTCCCGCTTGAATGCTAATTTCAGAACGCTCTACCTCTTGAGAAACCCATGCGTTAAATGCTTTGTTATTTAATATGTCTTCTACTAAAATTTGTTGAACTGCATTTAAAATATCACTAAGACTTACTAAAGAGGCCTCTGTGTTAATAAATTTTTTTGCCTCTTGCTCTAAGCTTTGCTCGTCACTATCTTTAGCCTTTGCTTGTTCTAAAACCCACTTTGCCAAAGCCCCTAAACCCGCCTTTTTAGCTTGGTGCGCTTTAGACAGTGTAGTTTTATTATGTTCTTTATAAATAGTACGAAAGCTTTCTAAGCTAGGACAGTTTTGAATTTTTTGCTCTATTTCTGAAGATAAGCGTTCACTTCTTTTTAAATCTTCCAATAGTTTTTCTTTTTTACTAACCAGTAGCTTCCACTCGCTTCGCTTTTGGTCAATTAAACACACTTCAAAGTATTTTAAGCCTTGAGAAATTTCTTTTTTATAATCCACAATATAGGCAGGCGAAAACCCCTCCTCTAAAGCTTGATAAGTTTGCTTAATGACCTCGTTTTGGGCTGAGATTTTAGAAGAAATGTATTGTTCAAAAGAGTAAGCTTGTATAGACATAAAAATTAAAGACTAAAAATGACCCAAGTAATATTGCACTAACTAATTATTTATTTATGCCTGTACATAATTAAACCATGAGTGAGATCGTAAGGAGAAACTCCCACAGTTACTTTATCTCCCACAACTACCTTAATATTAAATCGGCGCATTTTTCCACATAATTTTGCAGATAACTCTGTTTTGTTTTCTAGTTGTACTGTATAAATACCACCACTGCCCACATCAATGATTTTACCTTCTAACTGAGCCAAGTCATCTCTTGCCATGCGCTGTCCTTTATTTGTAATTAGATATTAAAAATTTTAAAGCGTTTTGAAATAAAACATGTAGTCGATTATTTTTAATATCAATAATATATCCACGACCAAATTCTTTATGGTCAATAATGTCTTCTACAGCATAAGTGTTGCTTATTTTATAAGCTTGGCCTTTTGTGCCACCAGTTTTATCATTTAAAATTTTCCACTTACGGGCAATTTCTTGCTGATCTCTTTCTGCCTGCAATTGCTTGGCCGTTTTTCTTGTGCTTTTTTTTCTAACCGTTTTTTTTGCAGCTACTTTTTTAGTGGCTTTTTCTGTGATTTTTCCTGCTTTAGCCACAGTCTTCTTTTTAGAGACTACTGTTTTTTTTACTGCAACCTTTTTTTTAGCTACAGATTTTTTCTTAGTTCCTGCTTTTGACATAAAAACTCCTCAATTTACAAGTAAAATATGTAACAAATAGCCAGGCTCTTGACAAGCAATGCCTAACAATAAGATAAAGGGCTCATGAATAACTACCCTAACATTAAACAACTTCTTTTAGACTTTCCTTCACTGCTAAGCCCTGTTCAAATCATAAAAGACCACCAACTAACTGGAATTGCCTCCACAGAAAGACTGACAGAAACAGACATTGTATTTTGCCCCTCTATTAAGCAGGTGCAAGAAGCCGCAAAACAAAAAGCAGGGCTAATCATTGTATCTACCTCCACCGCAGAGGATAACAATCTTTTAGATTATAAAAACAGCAACATTGTAAAAAGCACTTCCTTGCAAGAAAGCATGGCAAAGCTGGGGCAAAAATACTTTTTCATAAATAATACTAATTTTTTTACAGAAGGCAGCGTTAATATTCACCCCACAGCTATTGTTGATAAAACCGCTCAACTACACCCCTCTGTAAAAGTGGGTGCTTACAGTATTATTGAGGCAAATACAAAAATTGCAGAAAAAGTCTGCATTGGTGCGCACAGTGTTATATCTAATGACAGTCAAGTTGGGGCACTTACAAAAATAGGTTGTCATAACTTTATTGGAAGTTTTGTAAGCATTGGGCAGTCCAACCAAATTGCCCAACAAGTTTGTATAGAACACCATTCCAGCTTGAAAGATAATAATACTATTCATTCTCAAGTGGTTATCGGCAGAGGTTCTATTGTTCACAGTGAGTGTGAAATAGAAAGCCACTCTACTATTGGAGGCGATGGTTTTGGGTACGGCAGCTCTAAAGAAGGTAAGCATTTTAAAAAAGTGCATTTTGGAAATGTAATTATTAAAGATCGTGTTCAAATTGGCTCTTCTACACATGTTGATAGAGGAACTTTTGGCTCTACTGTAATTAATGAAGGAACTAAAATAGATAACCTTTGTCACATTGCCCATAATGTAAACGTTGGAAAACACTGCCTAATTACTGCCGGCTTTTCTTGCGCAGGCTCAACCATCATTGGCAATCATTGTGTTTTTGGAGGAGGCGTTGCTGTGTCTGGACACATTACCGTTAGCGATAATGTTTGCATAATAGGTAAGTCTGTTATTACCAATAATGTTTTAAAGCCCGGAACCTACGGAGGCTTTCCCCTGCAAGAGCTTCAAAAATTTAGAAGAACTTATGCTGGGCTAACAAAACTTTCTGATGTAATTAAAAAAGTAAACAAACTGTTAGACAAAAAATAATTTTAATACAAAAAAATAATTTATCATTAAACCAATAAGTAACTAGGCTTTTTTTAATTGCAAGGCTTACAAACGGTTTCGCTTCTTTCTATTTGAACAGTGCAGTGCCCAATTCCAAAATGTTTATCAAAGTGACTGTCTATGGTTTTTAAAAGTTCGGTGTTATCTGCTTCGCTATTAACTAGTAAGTGAACAGTCATTGCTACTTCTGCCGTGCTTAACGCCCATATGTGTAAGTCATGAAAGCTTTGAATATCTTTATGGGTTGTAAAAAAATCTTGAACTTTTTTTAAATTAATATTTTTAGGCACTCCTGCCAAAAGTAAGTGGGCCGAGTCATAAGTTAATCGCAAAGTGGAGTATAAAATAAATAGTATTACTAAAAAGCTTAATACTCCATCAACCCACCACCAGTCGGTAAAGTACATAGCAACACCGCCCAACATCACGGCGCCAGAAATTAAGGCATCGGCCAGCATGTGCAAGTAAGCCGCCTTAATATTAAAATCTTTTTCTTTGGCATCTAAAAACAGCAAGGCGGTACCTAAGTTAATAGCTAAGCCTATTAAAGAAACCCAAATAACAACTGTAGCATTAACCACTATGGCTTGATTTAATCGATGGAGATTTTCTACAAATAAAGCCCCTAAAATAAAGACTAAAGATAAAGAGCTAATAAAAGAGGCTAAAATAGAAAAGCTACGCCACCCATAAGTTTTGTTAGGTGCAGACTGTGATTTTAATAAAATATTTGCACACAAAGCTAAGCCTAAGCCAAGCACATCTCCAAAATTATGAAGAGCATCAGACACTAAGGCCATAGACTCGGACAAAAAACCAAAAGCTAGTTCGACTATTATAAAAATAATATTTAAAATAATCCCCCACACAAATTTGCGATTGTGTAATCCAATGTTTTGATGGGAGGAGTGGCAGGCATGAGACATTTTTTATGCCTCCTTATTTAGTGACTTTTTCTTTTTAGCTACTTGTTTTAAAATACTTTTTCCAGACATCATTAAAATAGCAGCAATCGCCAAACTACTAAACAAACTAATCTTAGAAGGGTTCCAATACCCCATGGCAATACCAGAACATAATACTAAAAATTTAATAAAAAAATCATTTCTTAAAAAAATCCAACTAACAGTAAAGTATAAAGTTTTTTCTCTATATTCGGATACTAAAAATAAACTAATGGTATTAGCTATTAAAGATATTAACCCCACCCATATTACCGCGTGATGGTCTGATGATAGGGCAAAAATATAGTGATGCAAGCTGTTGGCCGCTACCCAAACACCCATACCAATTTGTAAAAAACCAACAACCTTGCTCCAATATATTTGTTGCTTTAGTGAATAAAACGAACTCCACAGTGCAAAAACATAAATTAAACTATCACTAAGTACATGCAAAGATTCGGCTAAAACTATGGGCGAGCCAGAAAGGTAGTAAAATAATAATTCTACTAAAAAAATGCCTGCGTATAAAAGCAAAAGAAGAATCAAAGTTCTTCTTTCTCCTTTCCAATTAAAAATATTGTGTTCGCAAACGGCCATGGATAAAAAATAGGGACTCTATTAAGAGTGCCCTAGTTTAATAATGGAGCTATTAATAAAGCAACAATAGAAATTAATTTAATTAAAATGTTCATTGCTGGGCCAGTTGTGTCTTTAAAAGGATCTCCCACAGTGTCTCCAATCACTGCCGCTTCGTGAGTTTTACCTCCCTTAGCCTCCCCTTTTACTTTACCAGACTCAATATACTTTTTGGCATTATCCCATACTCCACCAGAGTTAGACATTAACAACGCAAGACTTACGCCGGTAATTAAAGAACCCGCCAACATACCACCAAGGGCTGCAGGACCTAAAAGAAAACCCACAAGAATAGGGGATACAATACTAATAACCACAGGCAATATCATTTCTCTTAAAGCCGCCTTTGTAGAAATATCCACACACCTTGCGGTATCTGGCTTAGCTGTTCCCTCTAATAAACCAGAAATTTCTTTAAACTGTCTACGAATTTCATCTACCATTTCTCCCGCAGCTTTGCCCACAGAAGTCATAGTTAAAGAGGCTGCTAATAAAACCACCATGCCCCCTAAAAATAAACCAGAAACCACTGCGGGGTTACTAATGTCCATCGCCACATCTATATTTAACGATTGCTTGTAGGCAACAAATAAAGCCAAAGAAGTTAAAGCGGCTGACCCAATAGCAAAACCCTTACCTACAGCGGCGGTGGTATTACCAATAGCATCTAGTCCATCGGTAATAGCTCGAACCTCTGCTCCTAAACCTGCCATTTCAGAAATACCACCAGCGTTATCCGCTACTGGTCCGTAAGCATCAATGGTCATAATTACACCAACAGTAGCTAGCATTCCCACTGCGGC encodes:
- the infA gene encoding translation initiation factor IF-1: MARDDLAQLEGKIIDVGSGGIYTVQLENKTELSAKLCGKMRRFNIKVVVGDKVTVGVSPYDLTHGLIMYRHK
- a CDS encoding UDP-3-O-(3-hydroxymyristoyl)glucosamine N-acyltransferase, which gives rise to MNNYPNIKQLLLDFPSLLSPVQIIKDHQLTGIASTERLTETDIVFCPSIKQVQEAAKQKAGLIIVSTSTAEDNNLLDYKNSNIVKSTSLQESMAKLGQKYFFINNTNFFTEGSVNIHPTAIVDKTAQLHPSVKVGAYSIIEANTKIAEKVCIGAHSVISNDSQVGALTKIGCHNFIGSFVSIGQSNQIAQQVCIEHHSSLKDNNTIHSQVVIGRGSIVHSECEIESHSTIGGDGFGYGSSKEGKHFKKVHFGNVIIKDRVQIGSSTHVDRGTFGSTVINEGTKIDNLCHIAHNVNVGKHCLITAGFSCAGSTIIGNHCVFGGGVAVSGHITVSDNVCIIGKSVITNNVLKPGTYGGFPLQELQKFRRTYAGLTKLSDVIKKVNKLLDKK
- a CDS encoding cation transporter gives rise to the protein MSHACHSSHQNIGLHNRKFVWGIILNIIFIIVELAFGFLSESMALVSDALHNFGDVLGLGLALCANILLKSQSAPNKTYGWRSFSILASFISSLSLVFILGALFVENLHRLNQAIVVNATVVIWVSLIGLAINLGTALLFLDAKEKDFNIKAAYLHMLADALISGAVMLGGVAMYFTDWWWVDGVLSFLVILFILYSTLRLTYDSAHLLLAGVPKNINLKKVQDFFTTHKDIQSFHDLHIWALSTAEVAMTVHLLVNSEADNTELLKTIDSHFDKHFGIGHCTVQIERSETVCKPCN
- a CDS encoding cation transporter, which produces MAVCEHNIFNWKGERRTLILLLLLYAGIFLVELLFYYLSGSPIVLAESLHVLSDSLIYVFALWSSFYSLKQQIYWSKVVGFLQIGMGVWVAANSLHHYIFALSSDHHAVIWVGLISLIANTISLFLVSEYREKTLYFTVSWIFLRNDFFIKFLVLCSGIAMGYWNPSKISLFSSLAIAAILMMSGKSILKQVAKKKKSLNKEA